A section of the Leptospira kobayashii genome encodes:
- a CDS encoding tRNA dihydrouridine synthase encodes MVKVGNVEIKGDVTLSPMAGISDSPYRRIARRYGSAFSYTEFVSTEQILLGNQKSIDMFRFKEIERPISFQIFGSDLNTVVEAAKRIEPLGPDIIDLNMGCSVSKVSHHGSGAGLLRNLPLAGQMIEGIRKSVSVPVTAKIRLGWDEENLNYKESVHILQESGVSAISVHGRTKSMAYTGKADWESIGDIKSFAKVPIFGNGDVASYGEAKEKIRKYKVDLVLIGRKAIGNPWIFSERDKSSVSFAEIKKVVIEHLLTMLDFYPSDDDYGLILFRKHFAKYVEGTNFPKDLKSQMLQTNSLNMFLQLFSNYEQTETNTKLETIELNDSLNCETYLVDV; translated from the coding sequence ATGGTTAAAGTAGGAAATGTGGAGATTAAAGGAGATGTGACTTTGTCTCCTATGGCAGGGATATCCGATAGTCCCTACCGACGTATCGCCAGACGATATGGCTCCGCATTCTCCTATACTGAATTCGTATCTACAGAGCAGATCCTACTTGGAAATCAAAAATCAATCGATATGTTTCGATTCAAGGAAATCGAAAGACCTATTTCCTTTCAGATCTTCGGATCTGATTTGAATACCGTTGTAGAAGCTGCAAAACGAATTGAACCTTTAGGGCCCGATATCATTGATCTGAATATGGGGTGCTCCGTTTCCAAAGTGTCTCATCACGGATCAGGGGCAGGGCTCTTGCGCAATCTTCCTTTGGCCGGCCAAATGATCGAAGGAATCCGAAAATCAGTCTCCGTTCCCGTTACCGCCAAAATTCGGTTAGGTTGGGACGAAGAAAATCTGAATTATAAAGAATCCGTTCATATACTGCAAGAATCAGGTGTCTCGGCAATTTCCGTTCACGGAAGAACAAAATCCATGGCGTATACCGGAAAAGCGGATTGGGAATCCATTGGTGATATTAAGTCTTTTGCAAAGGTGCCGATCTTTGGTAATGGAGATGTTGCGAGTTACGGAGAAGCCAAAGAAAAAATCAGAAAATATAAAGTGGATCTTGTTTTGATCGGGAGAAAAGCCATCGGGAACCCCTGGATTTTTTCAGAGAGAGACAAATCATCCGTTTCTTTTGCAGAAATCAAAAAAGTTGTCATTGAACATTTGTTAACTATGCTTGATTTTTATCCTAGCGATGATGACTACGGTCTTATTTTATTCCGTAAACATTTCGCAAAATATGTGGAAGGGACAAACTTTCCAAAAGATTTGAAAAGCCAAATGTTACAGACAAATTCTCTCAACATGTTTTTGCAATTATTCTCGAATTACGAGCAAACGGAAACAAATACCAAATTGGAAACAATTGAACTGAATGATAGCCTCAATTGCGAAACCTACTTGGTCGATGTATAA
- a CDS encoding PilZ domain-containing protein produces MADSQKSIFSDSYSMYGGVKQKRKKARVKLDIACEIGLSNGKGTPVTAQLTDLGTGGLSLQTTSLFYEGDVVTISFMLNKVKTFIQGTVKRIAGKTTTVIFSELPPDVHARVQEFIHKHYFDPKAKL; encoded by the coding sequence ATGGCAGATTCTCAAAAATCAATTTTTTCCGATTCGTACTCTATGTATGGCGGAGTAAAACAAAAAAGAAAAAAAGCCAGAGTAAAACTGGACATTGCTTGTGAAATCGGTTTATCGAATGGAAAAGGAACTCCAGTTACCGCTCAACTGACTGATCTCGGAACAGGTGGCTTGTCATTGCAAACGACTTCTTTGTTTTATGAGGGGGATGTGGTGACGATTAGTTTTATGTTGAACAAGGTGAAAACATTTATCCAAGGTACTGTCAAACGAATTGCCGGAAAGACTACAACGGTTATTTTTTCGGAGCTTCCGCCGGATGTTCATGCAAGAGTGCAGGAGTTCATTCATAAACATTACTTTGATCCTAAGGCAAAACTTTAA
- a CDS encoding lipoprotein LipL21, whose protein sequence is MKKSLIVMASLVAFIVSCGGGDSRRDATTVGKNGWIFEGWACAPDAAAGKEGKSPAEYCKGKEKEFEYLYMKFSARASAKAINEKSIAMKKSTCREAARLQVAGDGLKKILGEYLEQASGVSDGQSTGSVIVSESKGKISGLGIYDCCSLNKDTGACAEVGEQESWEECDCVGYMRYAGGQKALETKAKEVQ, encoded by the coding sequence ATGAAGAAATCGCTTATCGTAATGGCTTCTCTAGTAGCCTTCATAGTATCATGTGGTGGTGGGGATTCCAGAAGAGATGCCACAACTGTTGGAAAGAACGGTTGGATTTTTGAAGGCTGGGCTTGCGCTCCGGATGCCGCAGCTGGGAAAGAAGGCAAAAGTCCTGCTGAATACTGCAAAGGTAAAGAGAAAGAATTCGAATATCTGTACATGAAATTTTCCGCTCGCGCTTCCGCAAAAGCAATCAATGAAAAATCAATTGCAATGAAGAAGTCAACTTGCCGTGAAGCGGCTCGCCTACAAGTAGCAGGCGATGGTTTGAAAAAGATCCTTGGTGAATACTTGGAACAAGCTTCCGGTGTTTCTGACGGTCAATCTACCGGTTCGGTTATCGTTTCCGAATCAAAAGGTAAAATCAGTGGTTTAGGAATTTATGACTGTTGTTCACTTAACAAAGACACAGGTGCTTGCGCTGAAGTCGGTGAACAAGAATCTTGGGAAGAGTGTGATTGCGTTGGTTATATGAGATATGCCGGCGGTCAAAAAGCACTAGAAACTAAAGCGAAAGAAGTTCAATAA